A portion of the Carya illinoinensis cultivar Pawnee chromosome 11, C.illinoinensisPawnee_v1, whole genome shotgun sequence genome contains these proteins:
- the LOC122280866 gene encoding protein FAR1-RELATED SEQUENCE 9-like encodes MGIIYSHCVIIKTGGAITTYQVNDSREVEDGIKKSTVQAYFNEEECEAKCMCGLFEMRGIICRHMLSIFAARDVQVLPEKYIMERWRKDIKRRYVLIRSSYDDLSGKPAAIRYFGLIKICYEVATNACESEENSLDMTEKLTAMNSIYSKTKSQATVASTHISADAEIGSSRKVLSPRVVRGKGRPPSKRKQPTIEKLQAKNKASGKRQRKNAISLMKDVLNAADSVNQIGTPQSVPAQLPGTQQSVISQENFEMHGPHVD; translated from the exons ATGGGGATTATCTACTCTCACTGTGTTATCATAAAAACAGGAGGGGCTATTACCACGTATCAAGTTAATGACAGTCGAGAGGTTGAAGACGGCATCAAGAAGTCAACTGTGCAGGCGTACTTTAATGAAGAAGAGTGTGAGGCGAAGTGCATGTGTGGgttatttgagatgagaggaatTATATGTAGGCACATGCTTTCAATATTCGCTGCAAGGGATGTCCAAGTGTTGCCAGAGAAGTACATTAtggagaggtggaggaaggaCATTAAACGTAGATATGTTCTCATTCGAAGCAGTTACGATGACTTGAGTGGTAAACCAGCTGCTATTCGGTACTTTGGATTGATAAAAATATGTTACGAAGTAGCTACAAATGCCTGTGAAAGCGAAGAAAATTCCCTAGATATGACAGAGAAGCTTACGGCAATGAATTCGATTTATAGCAAAACAAAGTCCCAAGCAACTGTTGCAAGCACTCATATTTCCGCTGATGCTGAAATTGGAAGTTCGAGAAAAGTCTTGAGTCCTCGTGTTGTAAGAGGCAAAGGGAGGCCCCCATCAAAGAGGAAACAACCTACCATAGAGAAGTTGCAAGCCAAGAATAAAGCTTCTGGCAAGCGACAAAGAAAAAAT GCAATATCACTTATGAAAGATGTACTAAATGCCGCAGATTCAGTAAACCAAATTGGTACACCACAAAGTGTACCAGCGCAACTGCCTGGTACACAACAAAGTGTTATTTCTCAG GAGAACTTCGAAATGCATGGCCCTCATGTTGATTAA